A single region of the Changchengzhania lutea genome encodes:
- a CDS encoding alpha/beta fold hydrolase: MRPKTKYTKSGDFNIAYQVVGQGSIDILYIPGWVSNIDMMWSEPRLATFLTRLSLFSRLIIFDKRGTGLSDRSDEYSTMDERMDDINAVLDATNSEKAFLFSHSEGGSVSLLFSLKYPQITLGVIGFGIFAKRRYSKDYPWAPKVEEREVSNKLIEDNWAHGNLDGLRSLVPSLAHDNGFMDWLASYLRSGASPKAALILHKQCAQIDITDILGSIKVPTLLLFRKDDIEILVEEGRYLGERIPNSKLVEYRGKDHLFWTGDTYPILAEIEEFVTGIRPNKSEFQSAKQKSSKTGIDLATVMSENFLYNLKVEEFAKLCGRSLSAFKRDFKNTFNTTPSKWIKSKRLEYARALLIESNLNINQICYDCGYINASHFIKSFKEKYNIPPQKYRSDNIRT, translated from the coding sequence GACCCAAAACTAAATATACTAAAAGCGGTGATTTTAATATTGCGTATCAAGTGGTAGGTCAAGGATCAATTGACATTTTATATATTCCTGGTTGGGTTTCAAACATTGATATGATGTGGTCCGAACCAAGGCTTGCTACCTTTTTAACTAGGCTTTCCTTATTCTCTAGACTGATTATTTTCGATAAAAGAGGCACAGGACTTTCAGATCGTTCAGATGAGTATTCCACTATGGATGAGCGAATGGACGATATCAATGCAGTATTGGATGCTACAAATTCAGAAAAAGCATTTTTATTTAGTCATTCAGAAGGAGGATCGGTTAGTCTTTTGTTTTCTTTAAAGTATCCTCAAATAACTTTAGGAGTAATTGGTTTCGGAATATTTGCAAAACGGAGGTATTCAAAAGATTACCCTTGGGCTCCTAAAGTTGAAGAACGTGAAGTTTCTAATAAATTAATTGAAGACAATTGGGCACATGGAAATCTTGATGGGCTTAGGTCTTTAGTTCCATCATTAGCGCATGATAATGGATTTATGGATTGGTTGGCTAGTTATTTACGCTCTGGCGCAAGCCCTAAAGCTGCATTAATTTTACATAAGCAGTGTGCACAAATCGATATAACTGATATTTTGGGCTCAATCAAAGTTCCAACGCTTCTTCTGTTTAGAAAAGATGACATAGAAATTCTTGTTGAAGAAGGTAGATATCTAGGAGAACGCATTCCTAATTCTAAACTTGTTGAATATCGCGGCAAAGATCATCTTTTCTGGACAGGTGACACTTATCCGATTTTAGCAGAAATAGAAGAATTTGTTACCGGAATTCGTCCAAACAAATCAGAATTTCAAAGTGCAAAGCAAAAAAGTAGCAAAACAGGAATAGATCTAGCAACTGTAATGTCTGAAAATTTCTTATATAATTTGAAAGTTGAAGAATTCGCCAAATTATGTGGCCGAAGTTTATCCGCGTTTAAAAGAGATTTTAAAAACACATTTAATACGACACCATCTAAATGGATAAAGTCTAAACGACTTGAGTATGCGAGAGCACTTCTTATAGAAAGTAATTTAAACATAAACCAAATCTGTTATGATTGCGGTTATATAAACGCATCACATTTTATAAAATCTTTTAAAGAAAAATATAACATTCCTCCTCAAAAATACAGATCTGATAACATTAGAACATAA
- a CDS encoding nuclear transport factor 2 family protein, whose product MKTRLALILILILGLALTSCKAQVDLINDEFPEAKQEVMETFGAIAQSIKDGDLDKLISFHAYSPKFTEFKNGAPRNGGEANEVHERNVFGSVTEVVKFDAKDLQIAVYGDVANLTFHSDFHLKFGEDLIIVNDQITLLFVKTKDGWKMVHEHHSPLQK is encoded by the coding sequence ATGAAAACTAGATTAGCACTTATATTAATTTTGATTTTAGGATTAGCACTTACTAGCTGTAAAGCACAAGTTGACCTAATCAATGACGAATTTCCTGAAGCGAAGCAAGAAGTTATGGAAACTTTTGGAGCAATTGCACAAAGCATTAAAGATGGCGATTTAGATAAACTAATTTCATTTCATGCCTACAGTCCAAAGTTTACAGAATTTAAAAACGGAGCACCACGAAATGGTGGTGAAGCTAACGAAGTTCACGAACGCAATGTTTTTGGTTCGGTAACCGAAGTTGTGAAATTTGATGCTAAAGATTTACAAATAGCTGTATATGGTGATGTTGCCAACCTAACTTTTCACTCAGATTTTCATTTAAAATTTGGTGAAGATTTAATAATCGTAAATGATCAAATTACTTTATTGTTTGTAAAAACTAAAGATGGTTGGAAAATGGTACATGAACACCATTCGCCTCTTCAGAAATAA
- a CDS encoding T9SS type A sorting domain-containing protein, protein MKQILTTTIAIIALAVTTFAQTGSIDTTFDPGTGTNSSVYTSSIQSDGKIIIGGFFVTYNGTASNRIARLNVDGTLDANFNLGTGANSFVLTNSIQNDGKIIIGGLFTSYNGTAINRIARLNADGTLDGSFAPGTGANNTVETSSLQSDGKIIIGGDFTSYNGTAINRIARLNADGTLDGSFAPGTGVDDTVRAFSIQGDGKIIIGGDFTTYNGTARNRIARLNADGTLDGSFNPGTGADSFLWATSLQSDGKIIIGGFFTTYNGTAINQIARLNVDGTLDTTFNPGTGTDFEVQTISLQSDGKIFIGGAFTTYNGTTRNRIARLNVDGTLDGSFNPGTGTNNNVLTISIQSDGNIIIGGSFNFYNGTGRNMIARILGGSTMGLTLIGNSTSITVYPNPFSLQTTLQSDRFLKNVTMTVYNIQGQVVKEIKNISGQTVTLFRDNLPSGLYFIQMTEANKIITAAKLVITD, encoded by the coding sequence ATGAAACAAATCCTCACAACAACAATCGCAATAATTGCTTTGGCAGTTACAACTTTTGCACAAACCGGCTCCATTGACACCACCTTTGACCCGGGTACAGGAACGAACAGTTCTGTCTATACCTCTTCCATTCAAAGCGATGGAAAAATAATTATTGGAGGTTTTTTCGTTACTTACAATGGAACTGCGAGCAATCGGATTGCCCGCCTGAATGTTGACGGAACGCTGGATGCCAACTTTAACCTGGGAACAGGAGCGAACTCTTTTGTCTTGACAAATTCCATTCAAAACGATGGAAAAATTATTATTGGAGGCCTTTTCACTTCTTACAATGGAACTGCGATAAATCGGATTGCCCGCCTGAATGCTGACGGAACCCTTGACGGCTCTTTTGCCCCGGGAACAGGAGCGAACAATACTGTCGAAACTAGTTCCCTTCAAAGCGATGGGAAAATTATTATTGGAGGCGATTTTACTTCTTACAATGGAACTGCGATAAATCGGATTGCCCGCCTGAATGCTGACGGAACCCTTGACGGCTCTTTTGCCCCGGGAACAGGAGTGGACGATACTGTCAGGGCTTTTTCAATTCAAGGCGATGGGAAAATTATTATTGGAGGCGATTTTACTACTTACAATGGAACTGCTAGAAATCGGATTGCCCGCTTGAATGCTGACGGAACCCTTGACGGCTCTTTTAACCCGGGAACAGGAGCGGACAGTTTTCTCTGGGCTACTTCCCTTCAAAGCGATGGGAAAATTATTATTGGAGGCTTTTTCACTACCTACAATGGCACTGCGATAAATCAGATTGCCCGCCTGAATGTTGACGGAACGCTGGATACGACTTTTAACCCGGGAACAGGAACGGACTTCGAGGTCCAAACTATTTCCCTTCAAAGCGATGGGAAAATTTTTATTGGAGGTGCTTTCACTACTTACAATGGAACTACGAGAAATCGGATTGCCCGCCTGAATGTTGACGGAACCCTTGACGGATCATTTAATCCGGGAACGGGAACGAACAATAATGTCTTGACTATTTCTATTCAAAGCGATGGAAATATTATTATTGGAGGCAGTTTCAATTTTTACAATGGAACGGGAAGAAACATGATAGCGAGAATTTTAGGGGGATCGACAATGGGGTTAACATTAATTGGCAATTCCACGAGCATTACGGTTTATCCAAATCCTTTTTCCCTACAGACAACTTTACAGTCAGACCGTTTTTTAAAGAATGTGACTATGACAGTTTACAATATACAAGGACAGGTGGTAAAAGAAATTAAAAACATTTCGGGGCAGACAGTTACTTTATTCCGTGACAATCTTCCAAGCGGACTGTACTTCATTCAGATGACAGAAGCAAATAAGATCATCACGGCAGCCAAATTAGTAATTACGGACTGA